A genome region from Wielerella bovis includes the following:
- a CDS encoding L-lactate MFS transporter: MSFLDRSRSIAPMNYNRWLVPPAALAVHLSIGQIYAYSVFNKPLTQTIGITQSAPNDWSLATIGWIFSIALAVLGASAALFGTWMERVGPRKAMFVAACCFGLGFLISALGVKTHNIWLVYLGNGVIGGVGLGLGYIGPVSTLMKWFPDKPGMATGLAIMGFGGGAMLASPLSVLLMNYFKSATSVGVWETFVVLGIFYFVFMLFGVFTIRIPADGWKPKGYVAPKSANKLVSQHHVNAATAIKTPQFWLLFWILCLNVTAGIGVLGQASVMIQELFSETSVGKDAAISAAAAAGFVGLLSLFNMGGRFFWSSISDKIGRKNVYFVFFILGSLLYFAVPSIGASGSKALFVIGFCVIISMYGGGFAAIPAYLRDLFGTYQVGAIHGRLLLAWSLAAVVGPVLVNYIRQIQIANGVPAAQAYSVTMYIMAALLLVGLVCNMLVKAVHEKHHDQTVKQAAHSSNPDDETAISDALLVAEEVSHGGIHVWWRWTLVGIPLVYGVIMVFVKVMDLFR, encoded by the coding sequence ATGTCTTTCCTTGACCGTTCTCGCTCTATCGCCCCGATGAATTACAATCGTTGGCTCGTTCCCCCAGCCGCATTGGCGGTGCATTTGTCTATTGGGCAAATTTACGCCTATTCCGTGTTCAATAAACCGCTCACACAAACAATTGGCATTACTCAATCTGCTCCCAATGATTGGTCGCTTGCCACCATTGGCTGGATTTTCAGTATTGCTTTGGCGGTGTTGGGCGCATCTGCCGCTTTGTTTGGCACATGGATGGAACGCGTCGGGCCACGCAAAGCCATGTTTGTCGCAGCGTGTTGTTTTGGTTTAGGTTTTTTGATTTCTGCTCTGGGCGTGAAAACACACAATATTTGGCTGGTGTATTTGGGCAATGGCGTGATTGGCGGTGTCGGTTTGGGCTTGGGCTATATTGGACCCGTATCCACGCTGATGAAATGGTTTCCCGATAAACCTGGTATGGCGACAGGTTTGGCGATTATGGGATTTGGTGGTGGTGCAATGTTGGCATCGCCCTTATCCGTATTGCTGATGAATTATTTTAAAAGTGCCACTTCGGTGGGCGTGTGGGAAACCTTTGTTGTATTAGGTATTTTTTATTTTGTGTTTATGCTGTTTGGCGTATTCACGATTCGGATTCCTGCCGATGGTTGGAAACCCAAAGGTTATGTTGCGCCCAAATCTGCTAACAAATTGGTTAGCCAACATCATGTAAACGCCGCTACCGCCATCAAAACACCGCAATTTTGGCTACTGTTTTGGATTTTGTGTTTGAACGTAACGGCTGGAATCGGTGTACTGGGACAAGCCAGCGTGATGATTCAAGAATTGTTTTCAGAAACATCGGTCGGTAAAGATGCGGCAATTAGCGCAGCGGCGGCAGCTGGTTTTGTCGGTTTATTGAGTTTGTTTAATATGGGCGGACGCTTTTTCTGGTCGTCCATTTCCGACAAAATCGGGCGCAAAAATGTATATTTTGTGTTTTTTATACTTGGTTCTCTGCTGTATTTTGCCGTGCCATCTATTGGTGCAAGTGGCAGTAAAGCATTGTTTGTGATTGGTTTTTGCGTGATTATCTCCATGTATGGCGGTGGATTTGCAGCGATTCCTGCTTATTTGCGTGATTTATTTGGCACATATCAAGTAGGGGCGATTCATGGACGCTTGCTACTGGCATGGTCGTTAGCGGCGGTAGTTGGTCCTGTATTGGTAAACTATATTCGTCAAATCCAAATTGCCAATGGTGTACCAGCCGCACAAGCATACAGCGTAACCATGTATATTATGGCGGCGTTGCTATTGGTTGGCTTGGTTTGCAATATGTTAGTTAAAGCGGTACATGAAAAACACCATGACCAAACTGTTAAGCAAGCGGCACATTCAAGTAATCCTGATGATGAAACTGCCATTTCCGATGCGTTATTGGTTGCGGAAGAAGTTTCGCATGGTGGTATCCATGTTTGGTGGCGTTGGACATTGGTGGGTATACCATTGGTATATGGCGTGATTATGGTATTTGTGAAAGTAATGGATTTATTTAGATAA
- the rsgA gene encoding ribosome small subunit-dependent GTPase A, with translation MSQQIAQIITSYGRRYIVRTADQITYEASTRRKRTDYACGDFVRIQIVNGEQAVIERAEERHSLLYRQDAWKSKLIAANVSQLIIVIAAVPSPSEALLQRALIAAEAADIRAVIVLNKADLPETTAWRERLSFYETLGYQVIELSALHDVGSLKTLLSGETNILLGQSGMGKSTLTNALLGEHIARTNDISAALDSGKHTTTHAQLYDLDEQTKLIDSPGLQEFGLHHLSITDLPRYFPDLRHLIGQCRFHNCSHRAEPNCAFKIAAEKGEIRVERLALLQKITDELS, from the coding sequence ATGTCCCAACAAATTGCCCAAATTATTACCAGCTACGGTCGCCGCTACATCGTGCGTACCGCCGACCAAATCACTTACGAAGCCAGCACGCGCAGAAAACGCACCGATTATGCGTGCGGCGATTTTGTGCGCATTCAAATTGTAAATGGCGAACAAGCCGTGATAGAACGCGCCGAAGAACGCCACAGCCTGCTCTATCGCCAAGATGCGTGGAAATCCAAACTCATCGCCGCCAACGTGTCGCAACTGATTATTGTGATTGCCGCCGTCCCTAGCCCCAGCGAAGCCCTGCTACAACGCGCCTTGATTGCTGCCGAAGCCGCCGATATTCGCGCCGTGATTGTATTGAACAAAGCCGATTTACCCGAAACCACAGCGTGGCGTGAAAGACTTTCTTTTTATGAAACATTGGGTTATCAAGTAATTGAATTATCCGCCTTGCATGATGTAGGCAGCCTGAAAACCCTGTTATCAGGCGAAACCAATATTTTGCTCGGACAAAGCGGCATGGGCAAATCCACACTAACCAATGCATTATTGGGCGAACACATCGCGCGTACCAACGACATTTCCGCCGCTTTGGATTCGGGCAAACACACCACCACCCACGCGCAATTATATGATTTAGATGAACAAACCAAATTGATTGACAGTCCCGGTTTACAAGAATTTGGTTTGCACCATTTGAGCATAACCGATTTACCGCGCTATTTTCCCGATTTGCGCCATTTGATTGGGCAATGTCGTTTTCATAATTGCAGCCATCGCGCCGAACCCAATTGCGCTTTCAAGATTGCTGCTGAAAAGGGCGAAATCCGCGTCGAACGCTTGGCATTGTTACAAAAAATTACCGATGAATTAAGTTGA
- a CDS encoding glycosyltransferase family 4 protein produces the protein MNIAIAINTFTKGGGMESYTLDMVRELVAQQHSVSVYAAKIDHNLPEMHLVQTHWVKQKHVPKKLRPIVFSAQLDKQRDKNQVLIACNRSENADVLICGGTHKGYLHHMRQPENVLDKLTIWRESRSYHSAKKIMAHSQMMARELVDLYHVPAKKIHTIYPPVDTARFHNDFSRNAQVRQKYGFADDEIVFLFPSTGHKRKGLDLLVDFFEQTELPIKLAVAGSPLPRPMRNVLELGFVHDMPELYRAADYTIMASQYEPFGLVGVESVLSGTRVILSDNMACCEVLQEGAAGFFFTRGQPETLATAITLAVEHAQRGEHKIHDVQAALKYNPSSAFHIELLCQMLD, from the coding sequence ATGAATATTGCGATTGCTATTAATACATTTACCAAAGGTGGTGGCATGGAAAGCTACACGCTGGATATGGTGCGTGAATTGGTCGCGCAGCAACATTCTGTCAGCGTATATGCCGCCAAAATAGACCATAATTTGCCCGAAATGCATTTGGTGCAAACGCATTGGGTCAAACAAAAACACGTTCCAAAAAAATTGCGTCCGATTGTTTTTTCAGCGCAACTGGACAAACAGCGGGATAAAAACCAAGTGCTTATTGCTTGTAATCGGAGCGAAAATGCCGATGTATTGATTTGTGGTGGCACACACAAAGGCTATTTGCATCACATGAGGCAGCCTGAAAATGTGTTGGATAAATTGACGATTTGGCGCGAGAGCCGCAGTTATCACAGCGCGAAAAAAATCATGGCGCATTCGCAAATGATGGCGCGTGAATTGGTGGATTTATATCATGTGCCAGCCAAAAAAATTCATACTATTTATCCGCCTGTGGATACGGCAAGATTTCACAACGATTTTTCGCGCAACGCCCAAGTTCGGCAAAAATATGGTTTTGCCGATGATGAAATCGTGTTTTTGTTTCCCAGCACAGGGCATAAACGCAAGGGTTTGGATTTATTGGTGGATTTTTTTGAGCAAACAGAATTACCCATCAAATTGGCGGTTGCGGGTAGCCCCTTGCCACGTCCGATGCGTAATGTGTTGGAATTGGGTTTTGTCCACGATATGCCCGAATTGTATCGCGCGGCGGATTACACCATCATGGCTTCACAATATGAGCCGTTTGGTTTGGTGGGGGTAGAAAGCGTATTGAGTGGCACGCGTGTGATTTTGTCTGACAATATGGCGTGTTGCGAAGTGTTGCAGGAAGGCGCAGCAGGTTTTTTCTTCACGCGAGGGCAGCCTGAAACTTTGGCAACTGCGATAACTTTGGCGGTGGAACACGCGCAACGTGGTGAACACAAAATTCACGATGTTCAGGCTGCCTTAAAATATAATCCAAGTAGTGCGTTTCATATTGAATTATTGTGTCAAATGTTAGATTAA
- a CDS encoding branched-chain amino acid transaminase — protein sequence MSAPAPTTALSDRDGKIWYNNEMVEWRDAQTHVLTHTLHYGMGVFEGVRAYETSKGTAIFRLQDHTNRLFNSAKIVGMNLPYSKEQINQAHIDVVKANNLKSCYFRPMAFYGAHKLGIAPKPDDVQMIVAAWAWGAYLGEEGLRRGIRCKVSSFTRHHPNITMIKAKANGNYMNSIMANTEAHQGGYDEAILLDATGYVAEGSGENIFVVNNGKLYTPALDVALDGITRRTVIEIAKEIGVEVIEKRITRDELYIADEVFFTGTAAEVTPIREIDNRQIGIGERGELTTELQKRFFDIVGGRNPDYEHHLTYV from the coding sequence ATGAGCGCACCTGCACCAACTACTGCTTTGAGCGACCGCGATGGTAAGATTTGGTATAACAATGAAATGGTTGAATGGCGTGATGCCCAAACCCATGTTTTAACGCATACTTTGCATTATGGCATGGGCGTTTTTGAAGGCGTTCGTGCTTATGAAACGTCAAAAGGTACGGCAATATTCCGTTTGCAAGACCATACCAATCGTTTATTTAATTCAGCAAAAATTGTGGGCATGAATCTGCCCTATTCTAAAGAGCAAATTAATCAAGCACATATTGATGTCGTTAAGGCGAATAATTTGAAATCATGCTATTTCCGTCCAATGGCATTTTATGGTGCGCATAAATTGGGTATTGCACCTAAACCAGATGATGTACAAATGATTGTGGCGGCTTGGGCTTGGGGTGCATATTTGGGTGAAGAGGGTTTACGCCGTGGTATTCGCTGTAAAGTGAGCAGTTTCACACGCCATCATCCGAATATTACGATGATTAAAGCGAAAGCCAATGGTAATTACATGAACTCTATTATGGCTAATACAGAGGCGCATCAAGGTGGTTATGATGAGGCAATCTTGCTGGATGCGACGGGTTATGTTGCTGAGGGTTCAGGCGAAAATATTTTTGTGGTAAACAATGGTAAATTGTACACACCTGCTTTGGACGTGGCTTTGGATGGGATCACACGTCGTACAGTCATTGAAATTGCGAAAGAAATCGGTGTGGAAGTGATTGAAAAACGCATCACGCGCGATGAATTGTATATTGCAGATGAGGTGTTCTTTACGGGTACGGCAGCGGAAGTAACGCCTATTCGTGAAATTGACAATCGCCAAATTGGTATTGGCGAACGTGGTGAATTGACGACTGAATTGCAAAAACGTTTCTTTGACATTGTAGGTGGTCGCAATCCTGATTATGAACATCATTTGACCTATGTATAG
- a CDS encoding DUF3465 domain-containing protein — protein sequence MNKIVPILIIAAALAWQLTQSNQPNSSAPQNPTSNSQTHSAPTADFEHILQQAFQNRQSNLQIQGSGTVSKILPDDNEGSRHQRFILKLRNGQTILVAHNIDLAPKIKELKAGDIVDFYGKYEWNKQGGVIHWTHHDPAKRHVDGWLKHNGQTYQ from the coding sequence ATGAATAAAATCGTCCCTATTCTAATTATTGCAGCGGCATTGGCGTGGCAACTGACACAATCCAACCAGCCCAATTCATCTGCACCCCAAAATCCAACCAGCAACAGCCAAACACATTCTGCACCGACCGCTGATTTTGAACACATCTTGCAACAAGCGTTCCAAAATCGCCAAAGTAATCTGCAAATTCAAGGCAGTGGCACGGTCAGCAAAATTCTGCCTGATGATAATGAAGGCTCGCGGCATCAACGTTTTATCTTGAAATTGCGCAATGGACAAACGATTTTGGTTGCGCACAATATTGACCTTGCACCCAAAATCAAGGAATTGAAAGCAGGTGATATTGTTGATTTTTATGGAAAATATGAATGGAATAAACAAGGCGGCGTGATACATTGGACACACCATGACCCTGCCAAACGCCACGTAGATGGTTGGCTCAAACACAATGGGCAAACCTATCAATAG
- a CDS encoding GNAT family N-acetyltransferase — protein sequence MMHPLHALFHPQAIAVIGASDRYGSAGRNVFSLLTANQCAPTIIPINPSHKTIGGQKSYGSLTEAAAEYTFDVVIVVLSADKISSIIREAAKANVRHLVLINEIDPPPSTLRSKIDRICEQARKANVRLFAVPISGLYGLFRQPEHTACAFIGQSAGIADCMDNYSAERGIVFSRFLTLNPQNYPISTGQIIDYLAAEPTTTSLLVHISVLDNTRELISALNAAARRKPVVLLATLTDREEETLFAQVLERAHILTVHTLTQFFTAAKLIHTGLISRGKRVGIISNTPQISALMLKTMTHTEIELAQMTTATTRAVSKHLPYKINEFNPLYLAVDTVAGVFQAAISHYLSDENTDAVILIYSGLNSADSRQVAQMVASLQHRSRKPLLLVWLGSADSEETRHIFNKNKNLHFKQPEHALHALAQLNLYRRHNQQRHRTSAFHDYRYAAAAAEELHKHLRPLLPVAVLPAGKTSTAYLLTALQVYFRPDERKKNAGTLHLSWEKQEPFGQILHLNARNRQVKLLPPLTPEIAAKTLAQLGLPPIIWQDWLLTSTDILCRLTEIHSFTLDLVHDADKGIVCTDAKLNLQDPESFLSGSLNVFTPYPFEIEKEVILKNGEIAWMRPVRPEDASLIQRLAAELSEQSRYTRFMSRSSGISPVLLTRLSHPDYQREFAILLHDEDHNPLAHASYTADPDTQSCELGISVADRLQGQGVGVLLMNELIQRAREQGFASMRAEILVDNHAMQKLALKLGFTLSKHDSDNGLVEAHLMLNE from the coding sequence ATGATGCACCCTTTGCACGCCCTTTTTCATCCCCAAGCCATCGCTGTTATTGGCGCATCAGACCGTTATGGTAGCGCGGGACGCAATGTTTTTTCTTTGCTGACCGCCAACCAATGTGCGCCCACCATTATTCCCATCAATCCCAGCCACAAAACCATTGGTGGACAAAAATCTTATGGCTCGCTGACCGAAGCGGCTGCTGAATATACGTTTGATGTTGTGATTGTTGTGTTATCTGCCGACAAAATCAGCAGCATTATCCGCGAAGCCGCCAAAGCCAATGTACGTCATTTGGTGTTGATTAACGAAATTGACCCACCTCCTAGCACGCTACGCAGCAAAATTGACCGCATTTGCGAACAAGCACGCAAAGCCAATGTGCGTTTATTTGCCGTTCCCATTAGTGGTTTGTACGGATTATTCAGGCAGCCTGAACACACCGCGTGCGCTTTTATCGGACAATCCGCAGGCATCGCTGATTGTATGGACAATTACAGCGCAGAACGTGGTATTGTGTTCAGCCGTTTTCTCACACTCAATCCGCAAAATTATCCCATTAGCACAGGACAAATCATTGATTATTTGGCAGCAGAGCCGACCACCACATCATTGCTTGTCCACATCAGCGTTTTGGATAATACACGCGAACTGATTAGCGCACTCAATGCCGCAGCACGGCGAAAACCCGTTGTATTACTCGCTACGCTAACTGACCGCGAAGAAGAAACCTTGTTTGCGCAAGTCCTTGAACGCGCACATATTTTAACTGTGCATACGCTGACCCAATTTTTTACCGCTGCCAAACTCATCCATACAGGATTGATTAGTCGCGGCAAACGTGTTGGTATCATCAGCAATACGCCACAAATCAGCGCATTGATGCTGAAAACCATGACGCATACCGAAATTGAACTGGCACAAATGACCACAGCCACCACACGCGCTGTCAGCAAACATTTGCCATATAAAATCAATGAGTTTAATCCATTGTATTTGGCAGTAGATACAGTTGCAGGTGTTTTTCAGGCTGCCATATCACATTATTTAAGCGATGAAAATACCGATGCCGTGATTTTAATTTACTCAGGACTTAATTCCGCTGACAGTCGCCAAGTCGCACAAATGGTAGCCTCATTGCAACATCGTAGCCGTAAACCCTTGCTATTGGTATGGTTGGGCAGCGCAGATAGTGAAGAAACTCGACATATTTTCAACAAAAACAAAAATCTGCATTTCAAGCAGCCTGAACACGCTTTGCACGCATTGGCACAACTGAATTTGTATCGTCGCCACAATCAGCAACGCCATCGCACCAGTGCATTTCACGATTATCGCTATGCCGCTGCTGCTGCCGAAGAATTGCACAAACATTTGCGTCCATTATTGCCCGTTGCCGTATTGCCCGCAGGCAAAACCAGCACCGCCTATTTACTAACCGCATTACAGGTTTATTTCCGCCCTGATGAACGCAAAAAAAATGCAGGTACATTGCATTTAAGCTGGGAAAAACAAGAACCATTTGGACAAATTTTGCATCTTAACGCACGCAATCGCCAAGTGAAATTGCTGCCACCGCTTACCCCAGAAATCGCCGCCAAAACTTTGGCACAACTGGGTTTGCCACCGATTATTTGGCAAGATTGGCTGCTAACCAGCACCGATATTTTGTGTCGTTTAACCGAAATTCACAGTTTCACTTTGGATTTGGTACACGATGCAGACAAAGGGATAGTATGTACCGATGCCAAACTTAATCTGCAAGACCCTGAAAGTTTCCTTTCAGGCAGCCTGAATGTATTTACACCCTATCCATTTGAAATAGAAAAAGAAGTTATTTTAAAAAATGGCGAGATTGCATGGATGCGTCCCGTTCGTCCAGAAGACGCCAGTCTCATTCAACGCTTGGCAGCCGAATTAAGCGAACAAAGTCGTTACACGCGTTTTATGAGTCGCAGTAGCGGCATTTCCCCTGTGTTATTGACACGGTTGAGCCACCCCGATTATCAACGCGAATTTGCTATTTTGCTACACGATGAAGACCATAATCCACTCGCGCACGCCAGCTACACCGCTGACCCTGATACGCAAAGTTGTGAACTTGGCATCAGCGTTGCCGACCGTTTACAAGGACAGGGCGTGGGTGTGCTATTGATGAACGAATTGATTCAACGCGCGCGCGAACAAGGTTTCGCCAGTATGCGTGCCGAAATTTTGGTGGATAACCACGCCATGCAAAAATTGGCATTGAAATTGGGATTTACGCTGTCCAAACACGATTCCGATAATGGTTTGGTGGAGGCGCATTTGATGCTGAATGAATAA